TTTTAATAACGGGAGCGAGCAGCGGTATTGGATACGAACTGGCAAAAATATATGCTGAAAAGAATTATAATCTTGTAATTGTTGCAAGACGTTTTGAAAAAATGGAAGAATTGAGAAATATTATATTGAAAAATATAAATTCGAATATATTAATTGAAATAGTACGTGTCGATTTGGCAGAAGAAAATGCCTCATATAAATTATTTAATATTCTGGAAGAAAAGAATATTGAAATTGACTTATTGATAAATAATGCAGGAGTAGGAATATACGGAGCATTTTCAGAATATTCTCAAAAAGAAATGAAAAAAAATGATAAAATGATTAATTTGAATATAAAGGTATTAGTTGAACTTACTAAAATTTTTGTAAATAAAATGCTGGAAAAAGGTGAAGGCGGGATTTTAAATGTAGCTTCTGTTGCGGCATTTCAGCCCGGTCCTCTTATGGCTACATATTATGCGAGTAAAGGGTTTGTTCTTTCATTTTCTGAAGCGTTAAGAGAGGAACTGAAAAATACAGGAGTATATATTTCAGTACTTTGTCCCGGCCCAACTGAAACGGAATTTGAAAAAAGTTCAAACTTAACTGAAGCAGGATTATTTTCAAAAATGAAGGTAATGCCAGCTGAAAAAGTGGCGAAAATAGCTTATAAGGATTTTACACGGAAAAAAAGGATTATTATTCCGGGAATTATAAATAAAATAGCTGTACTAGGGTCAAAATTTCTTCCAAGAAAGTTGGTAATTAAAGTTATAAAAAAAATTCAGGAAAAGAAAAAATGAAATAAATAAATTGTTATTTCAAAGTTGGATATTAAAATAGAATAATGAAATAAGGAAAGGAAGAATGGATGGAAAAGAGATATTTTGAGAGTTTTGACGGTACAAAAATCCCGTATTTGTATTTCGGCTCGAACAGAGGAGAACAGTTTAAAAATGACATAGTTATATTACATGGAATTGCAGAGCCTGTATGGAGATATGAAGAATTTGGCAACTTTTTATGTGCAAATGGTTACAATGTTTTTATTCCTGAAATTAG
The Leptotrichia sp. OH3620_COT-345 DNA segment above includes these coding regions:
- a CDS encoding SDR family oxidoreductase; this encodes MKTVLITGASSGIGYELAKIYAEKNYNLVIVARRFEKMEELRNIILKNINSNILIEIVRVDLAEENASYKLFNILEEKNIEIDLLINNAGVGIYGAFSEYSQKEMKKNDKMINLNIKVLVELTKIFVNKMLEKGEGGILNVASVAAFQPGPLMATYYASKGFVLSFSEALREELKNTGVYISVLCPGPTETEFEKSSNLTEAGLFSKMKVMPAEKVAKIAYKDFTRKKRIIIPGIINKIAVLGSKFLPRKLVIKVIKKIQEKKK